A single genomic interval of Sphaerodactylus townsendi isolate TG3544 linkage group LG08, MPM_Stown_v2.3, whole genome shotgun sequence harbors:
- the TMEM72 gene encoding transmembrane protein 72, which yields MKQAAFWTALDLTCRLLGVATGAVLIGVGAQTLLQGQFKSLAVYLLFSGVAVSVYEAAYFASVLLAACSTLPVRFSMHACWKEVRRCRAFQKFLTYVLLSVACFLHPVLVWHVTIPGTMLVLTGLAYFLLSKRHKETAASGPLDQCSDTCGASAAETSVDDTERTYTFPGGSHRGQRGTLLGYVQSILRGCQGQEGVVNSSNRTTVRRQVYLQQKAVNIVLSVQDNAGSLAEESTSDTVPILGPTAMTSP from the exons ATGAAGCAGGCTGCTTTTTGGACCGCCCTGGACTTGACGTGCCGTCTGCTGGGGGTCGCCACCGGAGCAG TGCTCATTGGGGTGGGGGCCCAGACGTTGCTGCAGGGGCAGTTCAAAAGCCTGGCCGTCTACTTGCT TTTTTCAGGAGTGGCCGTTTCAGTGTACGAAGCTGCGTATTTCGCCAGCGTGCTCCTGGCAGCCTGCTCCAC CCTCCCAGTGAGATTCTCGATGCACGCCTGCTGGAAGGAGGTCAGGCGCTGCAGGGCCTTCCAGAAGTTCCTGACGTATGTGCTGCTGTCGGTCGCTTGCTTCCTGCACCCTGTGCTCGTCTGGCATGTCACCATCCCAG GGACAATGTTGGTGCTGACTGGCTTGGCCTACTTCCTACTCAGCAAGCGGCACAAAGAAACAGCGGCCAGTGGACCGTTGGACCAGTGCTCTGACACCTGTGGTGCTTCCGCAGCCGAGACAAGTGTTGACGACACAGAGCGGACATACACTTTCCCCGGAGGATCACACAGAGGGCAACGGGGCACCCTCCTTGGATATGTACAGAGCATCCTCAGAGGTTGCCAGGGCCAGGAAGGTGTGGTGAACTCTTCCAATAGAACGACGGTGAGGCGGCAGGTGTACTTGCAACAGAAGGCCGTGAACATTGTCCTCTCTGTCCAAGACAACGCTGGGAGCCTGGCTGAGGAAAGCACGTCCGACACAGTCCCCATCCTCGGCCCCACGGCCATGACATCCCCATAG